Proteins encoded together in one Candidatus Kaiserbacteria bacterium window:
- a CDS encoding DUF389 domain-containing protein: MSFISRFQAIDDKEKTRAVRQLIESSTPDFDYFFMLVLSVLMATFGLLAGSEAIVIGAMLLAPLLAPIMGLSLGTSMSHHPLIGRSLSTIGYSIMFSVGAAVIGAFLFSVGDLHGGINDVILSRTEPSLLFFIVAVISGFAVAYTTVRPNLSSTLPGVAIAVALIPPLAVIGIGIAMLNPAIVAGSVVMFFINVAGIVFAGMVTFSLMDVHHKSLIAETTIKKEQKRVEEETEKIKKIDEEIAQE; encoded by the coding sequence ATGTCATTTATTTCACGGTTTCAAGCAATAGACGACAAGGAAAAGACGCGTGCAGTGCGGCAATTAATTGAGTCTTCTACACCAGATTTCGATTACTTCTTTATGCTCGTTTTGTCGGTTCTAATGGCAACATTCGGCCTTCTTGCTGGGAGCGAAGCAATTGTTATTGGTGCGATGCTTTTAGCACCATTACTTGCGCCTATCATGGGATTGTCGCTTGGCACGTCTATGTCGCACCATCCGCTGATAGGGCGTTCTTTATCGACAATTGGTTACTCGATTATGTTTTCTGTCGGCGCTGCAGTCATAGGCGCTTTTTTGTTCTCAGTAGGAGATTTACATGGGGGTATTAACGATGTGATACTCTCGCGAACCGAACCGTCTCTCTTATTTTTTATTGTTGCAGTAATTTCTGGTTTTGCCGTTGCCTACACAACAGTGCGACCAAATTTGTCCTCAACTCTTCCTGGGGTTGCAATTGCTGTTGCTCTCATCCCGCCGCTTGCTGTTATCGGAATAGGTATTGCTATGCTTAACCCAGCGATTGTCGCAGGTTCTGTGGTCATGTTCTTTATAAACGTGGCAGGTATTGTGTTTGCTGGTATGGTGACATTCTCACTTATGGATGTGCACCACAAAAGCCTTATTGCTGAAACAACAATAAAGAAAGAGCAAAAGCGCGTTGAAGAAGAAACTGAAAAAATAAAGAAGATAGACGAAGAAATTGCCCAAGAATAG